From Nicotiana tabacum cultivar K326 chromosome 20, ASM71507v2, whole genome shotgun sequence, one genomic window encodes:
- the LOC142174914 gene encoding uncharacterized protein LOC142174914 translates to MAVDVCSEIASLVVSPRISFSHDLQENDDIIPIECHHFRSDAFLLESTIDFDFCVTNQSFSQEKISSADELFSNGKILPIEVKKSTPFIEINQSEPPPQQQLRFSSSQVGVRYMSEPQFLLQQQQSEPQQQLCLSPKQVGVSYMSELQSLHQQQQFEPQQLRLSSKQDGIGYMSERQTLQQQQQSEPQQLCLSLKQVGVGSESLQIKAAASVLENGTNVDTKKMRLKEFLSTNLDEEIEKPQAKPFWQFRRSNSLNCENGRSNGLKWSSLQFLSRSNSTGSAPNQKNSKIFQKQNSQKEQIKVLRKSSSLSSSSSSSSSSSSFSSFNQSHSLHSSSKRAQSQPLKKSYSRSYGNGIHVSPVLNLPYTYISKGTVCLFGLGSLFCNGKSKKKK, encoded by the coding sequence ATGGCAGTGGATGTATGTTCTGAGATTGCAAGTTTAGTAGTTAGTCCAAGAATCTCATTTTCTCATGATCTTCAAGAAAATGATGATATTATACCAATTGAATGCCACCATTTTAGATCAGATGCATTTCTTCTTGAATCTACCATTGACTTTGATTTTTGTGTTACAAATCAAAGCTTCTCTCAAGAAAAAATCTCTTCTGCTGATGAACTTTTCTCCAATGGCAAGATCTTACCAATTGAGGTCAAGAAATCAACACCCTTTATAGAAATTAACCAATCCGAGCCACCACCACAACAACAATTACGTTTCAGTTCCAGTCAAGTTGGGGTCCGCTATATGTCTGAGCCGCAATttttactacaacaacaacaatctgaGCCACAACAACAATTATGTCTCAGTCCTAAACAAGTTGGGGTCAGTTATATGTCTGAGCTGCAATCTttacaccaacaacaacaatttgAGCCTCAACAACTACGTCTCAGTTCTAAACAAGATGGGATCGGCTATATGTCTGAGCGGCAaactttacaacaacaacaacaatctgaGCCACAACAACTTTGTCTTAGTCTTaaacaagttggggtcggctCTGAATCTTTACAAATTAAAGCTGCAGCATCAGTTCTTGAAAATGGTACAAATGTGGATACAAAGAAGATGAGATTAAAGGAATTTTTGTCAACCAATCTTGATGAAGAAATAGAGAAGCCACAAGCAAAACCATTTTGGCAATTCAGAAGAAGTAACAGTTTGAATTGTGAAAATGGTAGAAGCAATGGATTAAAATGGTCATCTTTACAATTTCTATCAAGAAGTAACTCAACTGGTTCAGCTCCAaatcaaaaaaattcaaagatTTTTCAAAAGCAAAATTCACAAAAGGAACAAATTAAAGTTCTGCGCAAGAGCTCATCTTtatcttcatcatcttcatcttcatcatcttcttctagTTTTTCATCTTTTAATCAGAGCCATTCATTGCATTCATCATCTAAGAGGGCTCAATCTCAACCGTTGAAGAAGAGTTACAGTAGATCTTATGGCAATGGAATTCATGTTAGTCCTGTTTTGAACCTTCCATATACTTATATTTCTAAAGGTACTGTTTGTTTGTTTGGTTTAGGTTCATTATTCTGTAATGGCAAgtccaaaaagaagaaataa